One Embleya scabrispora DNA window includes the following coding sequences:
- a CDS encoding NUDIX hydrolase has product MEPDAHPGNGNPVDVHVLLYRENELLFLRRSRTSPYAPGLLCLPSGKVEPGEDVVTAAVRETREETGVVLHPAMLRCDLVLQHRPPRGPLRIGWFLTAEGWPGARHPTTPDTVHNAEPHKHDELLWADPDNPPHNLVAYTRAALEAIRTGTPYALHLQQPHDTVHDDGHPTRRLTSIRAADHGNEPLRRELGLRPAPRMGRRWAWHPDEPVPDTLPVAQSSGWLFADDGRVLLVADQGLLALPGGGTDAGDADPWATLTREAYEEAGAVPGAHTYLGYLHDHDALIYGGAPVARIRYAARLARLGPAQPDPATGREWRRLLVNPATAVDLLGWGRDGLREAHTAQRRAHEVLGVPVAGERSVVEVPRDGLSMRPERARG; this is encoded by the coding sequence ATGGAACCCGACGCACACCCCGGAAACGGCAACCCGGTCGACGTGCACGTGCTGCTGTATCGCGAAAACGAACTGCTGTTCCTGCGCCGCAGCCGAACCTCCCCCTACGCCCCCGGACTGCTGTGTCTGCCCTCGGGCAAGGTCGAACCCGGCGAGGACGTCGTCACCGCCGCCGTCCGCGAAACCCGTGAGGAGACCGGCGTCGTCCTGCACCCGGCCATGCTCCGCTGCGACCTCGTCCTGCAACACCGGCCACCCCGCGGGCCGTTGCGCATCGGCTGGTTCCTCACCGCCGAGGGATGGCCCGGCGCACGCCACCCCACCACCCCCGACACCGTCCACAACGCCGAACCCCACAAACACGACGAACTCCTCTGGGCCGACCCCGACAACCCACCCCACAACCTCGTCGCCTACACCCGAGCCGCCCTCGAAGCCATCCGCACCGGCACCCCCTACGCCCTCCACCTCCAACAACCCCACGACACCGTCCACGACGACGGCCACCCCACACGACGCCTGACCTCTATCCGCGCCGCCGACCACGGCAACGAACCGCTGCGCCGCGAACTCGGACTTCGCCCCGCCCCACGCATGGGCCGGCGCTGGGCCTGGCACCCCGACGAGCCCGTGCCCGACACGCTGCCCGTCGCCCAGTCCTCGGGGTGGCTGTTCGCCGACGACGGCCGCGTGCTCCTGGTCGCCGACCAAGGACTGCTCGCGCTGCCCGGAGGCGGCACCGACGCCGGCGACGCCGACCCGTGGGCGACGCTCACCCGCGAGGCGTACGAGGAAGCCGGCGCCGTACCAGGCGCGCACACCTACCTCGGCTACCTCCACGACCACGACGCCCTCATTTACGGCGGCGCCCCCGTCGCCCGTATCCGCTACGCGGCCCGCCTCGCCCGCCTGGGCCCGGCGCAGCCGGATCCGGCGACCGGACGGGAATGGCGTCGCCTCCTGGTCAACCCGGCAACCGCCGTCGACCTCCTGGGCTGGGGCCGCGACGGACTGCGCGAGGCGCACACGGCGCAGCGTCGCGCGCACGAGGTCCTCGGCGTACCCGTCGCGGGGGAGAGGTCCGTCGTCGAGGTCCCGCGCGATGGGCTGTCGATGCGGCCGGAACGGGCGCGCGGCTGA